In a single window of the Burkholderia contaminans genome:
- a CDS encoding efflux transporter outer membrane subunit, whose amino-acid sequence MQKHALTATAAALAVALFAAGCTMAPHYKRPDAPVAQAYPAGGVYATQPGAAGARSANGQAATAIGWREFFVDPRLQRLIEIALKNNRDLRVSVLNIEAARAQYQITRAGLFPTLDGTGTGSIQRVPQGLSQTGAPYISRAYNVGLSASWELDLFGRVQSLKDQALAQYLSTSYARQASEISLVSQVADQYLTLLSTDDLLKVTENTLKTAQASYDLTKLQFDNGTGSELELRQAQTVVETALANQQAQARARAQALNALVLLIGEPLPDDLPAGRPLDAQNLLTDVPAGLPSDLLTRRPDVMQAEQTLLAANANIGAARAAFFPKISLTGAFGTGSPTLGGLFKAGTAAWSFAPQITMPIFEGGQNIANLNLAHVQKRIEIANYEKAIQSAFREVSDGLAARGTYDQQIAALERNEHAQQRRFDLSDLRYKNGVDSYLSVLTAQTDLYSAQQSLISARLARWTNLVDLYRALGGGWIQRAGETPRAPDAPVDYDKAAAPAPASATATNG is encoded by the coding sequence ATGCAAAAACACGCTTTGACTGCAACCGCGGCTGCCCTGGCTGTCGCGTTGTTCGCCGCGGGGTGCACGATGGCGCCGCATTACAAGCGGCCTGATGCGCCTGTCGCGCAGGCGTACCCGGCCGGCGGCGTCTACGCGACGCAGCCGGGTGCGGCCGGCGCGCGCAGCGCCAACGGGCAAGCTGCGACCGCCATCGGCTGGCGCGAGTTCTTCGTCGACCCGCGCCTGCAGCGGCTGATCGAGATCGCGCTGAAGAACAACCGCGACCTGCGCGTATCGGTGCTGAACATCGAGGCCGCGCGTGCGCAGTACCAGATCACGCGTGCGGGGTTGTTCCCGACGCTCGACGGTACGGGCACGGGCAGCATCCAGCGCGTGCCGCAGGGTCTTTCGCAGACCGGTGCGCCGTACATCTCGCGCGCCTACAACGTCGGCCTGTCCGCGTCGTGGGAACTCGACCTGTTCGGCCGCGTGCAGAGCCTGAAGGACCAGGCGCTCGCGCAGTATCTGTCGACGTCGTATGCACGGCAGGCGTCGGAGATCTCGCTGGTATCGCAGGTGGCGGACCAGTACCTGACGCTGCTGTCGACCGACGATCTGTTGAAGGTCACGGAGAACACGCTGAAGACCGCGCAGGCGTCGTACGACCTGACCAAGCTGCAATTCGACAACGGCACGGGCTCCGAGCTCGAGCTGCGTCAGGCGCAGACGGTGGTCGAGACGGCGCTCGCGAACCAGCAGGCGCAGGCGCGTGCACGCGCGCAGGCGTTGAATGCGCTGGTGCTGCTGATCGGCGAGCCGCTGCCGGACGACCTGCCGGCGGGCAGGCCGCTCGACGCGCAGAACCTGCTGACGGATGTGCCCGCTGGCCTGCCGTCGGATCTGCTGACGCGTCGCCCCGACGTGATGCAGGCCGAGCAGACGCTGCTGGCCGCGAACGCGAACATCGGTGCGGCCCGCGCGGCGTTCTTCCCGAAGATCTCGCTGACGGGTGCGTTCGGCACCGGCAGCCCGACGCTGGGTGGCCTGTTCAAGGCCGGCACGGCCGCATGGTCGTTCGCGCCGCAGATCACGATGCCGATCTTCGAAGGCGGTCAGAACATCGCGAACCTGAACCTCGCGCACGTGCAGAAGCGCATCGAGATCGCGAACTACGAGAAGGCGATCCAGTCGGCATTCCGCGAAGTGTCGGATGGCCTCGCCGCACGCGGCACGTACGACCAGCAGATCGCCGCGCTCGAGCGCAACGAGCACGCGCAGCAGCGACGCTTCGACCTGTCGGACCTGCGTTACAAGAACGGTGTCGACAGCTACCTGTCGGTGCTGACCGCACAGACGGATCTGTACTCGGCGCAGCAATCGCTGATCAGTGCACGTCTGGCGCGCTGGACCAATCTGGTCGACTTGTACCGTGCGCTGGGCGGCGGCTGGATCCAGCGCGCCGGCGAAACGCCGCGTGCGCCGGATGCGCCGGTCGACTACGACAAGGCGGCCGCCCCGGCGCCTGCGTCGGCAACGGCGACGAACGGGTAA
- a CDS encoding efflux RND transporter permease subunit, whose product MAKFFIDRPIFAWVIAIVLMLAGVASIFKMPIAQYPTIAPPTIQIQANYPGASAKTVEDTVTQVIEQQMSGLDNFLYMSSTSDDSGNATITLTFSPGTNPDVAQVQVQNKLSLATPNLPQVVQQLGMQVTKSSSNWLMWFAFNSEDGSMSKEDLTNYVASHVLDPLSRVNGVGQTLLLGSQFSMRIWLDPVKLTNYSLTPTDVTAAITQQNVQIAGGQIGGTPAKPGTMLQATITESTLLRTPEQFGNILLKVNQDGSQVRLKDVGRAALGSENYTFDTKYMGQPTAGLGIQLATGANALATATALRAKIDELSKYFPHGLVVHYPYDTTPFVRLSIEEVVKTLLEGIVLVFLVMYLFLQNLRATIIPTIAVPVVLLGTFAIMGLAGFSINTLSMFGLVLAIGLLVDDAIVVVENVERVMAEEGLSPKEATRKAMGQITGALVGVALVLSAVFVPVAFSGGSVGAIYRQFSLTIVSAMVLSVLVALILTPALCATILKPIPQGHHEEKKGFFGWFNRTFDRSRDRYTGGVNHVIRRSGRWLVIYLAVFIAVGVMFVRLPKSFLPDEDQGYMFMIVQTPSGSTQETTGKTLDNINTYLTTTEKDVVDSVFTVNGFSFAGRGQNAGLVFVKLKPYEHRQRSDQKVQALIGRTFAHYAQYKDAMVIPFNPPSIPELGTAAGFDFELTDNAGLGHEALMAARGQLLGMAAKDPALALVRPNGLNDTPQYKVDIDREKANALGVTAAAIDQTFSIAWASQYVNNFLDTDGRIKKVYVQSDAPFRMTPEDLNIWYVRNSTGGMVPFSAFATGHWSYGSPKLERYNGVSSIEIQGQAAEGKSTGQAMAAMEALASKLPEGIGYSWTGLSFQEIQSGSQAPILYAISILVVFLCLAALYESWSIPFSVIMVVPLGVVGALLATMLRGLENDVFFQVGLLTTVGLSAKNAILIVEFARELQASGNMGPVRAAIEAARLRLRPILMTSLAFMLGVLPLAISNGAGSASQHAIGTGVIGGMITATFLAIFMIPMFFVRVRAIFSGETENVDDAWRLVQGDLQRGHDDAHDSKGQ is encoded by the coding sequence ATGGCCAAGTTCTTTATCGATCGCCCGATCTTTGCGTGGGTGATCGCGATCGTGCTGATGCTGGCCGGCGTCGCATCGATCTTCAAGATGCCGATCGCGCAGTATCCGACGATCGCACCGCCGACGATCCAGATCCAGGCGAACTATCCGGGCGCTTCCGCGAAGACGGTGGAAGACACGGTGACGCAGGTGATCGAGCAGCAGATGAGCGGTCTCGACAACTTCCTGTACATGTCGTCGACCAGCGATGACTCGGGTAACGCGACGATCACGCTGACCTTCTCGCCGGGCACGAATCCGGACGTCGCGCAGGTGCAGGTGCAGAACAAGCTGTCGCTCGCGACGCCGAACCTGCCGCAGGTCGTGCAGCAGCTCGGCATGCAGGTCACGAAGTCGAGCAGCAACTGGCTGATGTGGTTCGCGTTCAACTCCGAGGACGGCAGCATGTCGAAGGAGGACCTGACGAACTACGTGGCGTCGCACGTGCTCGATCCGCTCAGCCGCGTGAACGGTGTCGGCCAGACGCTGCTGCTCGGTTCGCAGTTTTCGATGCGCATCTGGCTCGACCCGGTCAAGCTGACCAACTACAGCCTCACGCCGACCGACGTGACGGCCGCGATCACGCAGCAGAACGTGCAGATCGCGGGCGGCCAGATCGGCGGCACGCCGGCGAAGCCTGGCACGATGCTGCAGGCGACGATCACCGAGTCGACGCTGCTGCGCACGCCCGAGCAGTTCGGCAACATCCTGCTGAAGGTCAACCAGGATGGTTCGCAGGTGCGCCTGAAGGATGTCGGCCGTGCGGCGCTCGGCTCCGAGAACTACACGTTCGACACGAAGTACATGGGGCAGCCGACGGCCGGCCTCGGCATCCAGCTCGCGACCGGCGCGAACGCGCTCGCCACTGCGACGGCGTTGCGGGCCAAGATCGACGAACTGTCGAAGTACTTCCCGCACGGTCTCGTCGTCCACTATCCGTACGACACGACGCCGTTCGTGCGCCTGTCGATCGAGGAAGTGGTCAAGACGCTGCTCGAAGGCATCGTGCTCGTGTTCCTCGTGATGTACCTATTCCTGCAGAACCTGCGGGCGACGATCATCCCGACGATCGCGGTGCCGGTGGTGCTGCTCGGCACGTTCGCGATCATGGGCCTCGCCGGCTTCTCGATCAACACGCTGTCGATGTTCGGCCTCGTGCTCGCCATTGGCCTGCTGGTCGACGATGCGATCGTGGTGGTCGAGAACGTCGAGCGCGTGATGGCGGAAGAGGGCCTGTCACCGAAGGAGGCGACCCGCAAGGCGATGGGCCAGATCACCGGTGCACTCGTCGGCGTGGCGCTCGTGCTGTCGGCGGTGTTCGTGCCGGTGGCATTCTCGGGTGGCTCGGTCGGCGCGATCTATCGTCAGTTCTCGCTGACGATCGTGTCGGCGATGGTGCTGTCGGTGCTCGTCGCGTTGATTCTGACGCCGGCATTGTGCGCGACGATCCTCAAGCCGATCCCGCAAGGGCATCACGAAGAGAAGAAGGGCTTCTTCGGCTGGTTCAACCGGACCTTCGACCGCAGTCGCGATCGCTATACGGGCGGCGTGAACCACGTGATCCGGCGCTCGGGCCGCTGGCTCGTGATCTACCTGGCCGTGTTCATCGCGGTCGGCGTGATGTTCGTGCGCCTGCCGAAGTCGTTCCTGCCGGATGAAGACCAGGGCTACATGTTCATGATCGTGCAGACGCCGTCGGGCTCCACGCAGGAAACGACCGGCAAGACGCTCGACAACATCAACACGTACCTGACCACCACCGAGAAGGATGTGGTCGACTCGGTGTTCACGGTCAACGGCTTCAGCTTTGCGGGCCGCGGCCAGAATGCCGGTCTCGTGTTCGTGAAGCTGAAACCGTACGAGCATCGCCAGCGTTCGGACCAGAAGGTGCAGGCGCTGATCGGCCGGACTTTCGCGCACTACGCGCAGTACAAGGACGCGATGGTGATCCCGTTCAACCCGCCGTCGATTCCCGAACTCGGCACCGCTGCCGGCTTCGACTTCGAGCTGACGGACAACGCCGGCCTCGGCCACGAAGCGCTGATGGCCGCGCGCGGGCAGTTGCTCGGGATGGCCGCGAAGGATCCCGCGCTGGCACTCGTGCGCCCGAACGGCCTGAACGATACGCCGCAGTACAAGGTCGACATCGACCGCGAGAAGGCGAACGCGCTCGGCGTGACCGCTGCTGCGATCGACCAGACGTTCTCGATCGCGTGGGCGTCGCAGTACGTGAACAACTTCCTGGATACCGATGGCCGGATCAAGAAGGTATACGTGCAGTCGGACGCGCCGTTCCGAATGACGCCGGAAGACCTGAACATCTGGTACGTGCGCAACAGCACGGGCGGCATGGTGCCGTTCAGCGCGTTCGCGACCGGCCACTGGAGCTACGGTTCGCCGAAGCTCGAACGCTACAACGGCGTGTCGTCGATCGAGATCCAGGGTCAGGCCGCGGAAGGCAAGTCGACCGGGCAGGCGATGGCGGCGATGGAGGCGCTCGCGAGCAAGCTGCCGGAGGGTATCGGCTACTCGTGGACGGGGCTGTCGTTCCAGGAAATCCAGTCCGGTTCGCAGGCGCCGATCCTGTACGCGATTTCGATCCTCGTCGTGTTCCTGTGTCTCGCGGCGCTGTATGAAAGCTGGTCGATCCCGTTCTCGGTGATCATGGTCGTGCCGCTCGGCGTGGTCGGCGCGCTGCTCGCAACGATGCTGCGCGGCCTCGAGAACGACGTGTTCTTCCAGGTCGGCCTGCTGACTACCGTGGGCTTGTCCGCGAAGAACGCGATCCTGATCGTCGAGTTCGCGCGCGAGTTGCAGGCGAGCGGGAACATGGGGCCGGTGCGTGCGGCGATCGAGGCGGCGCGCCTGCGGCTGCGTCCGATCCTGATGACGTCGCTCGCGTTCATGCTGGGCGTGCTGCCGCTCGCGATCAGCAACGGCGCGGGTTCGGCCAGCCAGCACGCGATCGGTACGGGCGTGATCGGCGGGATGATCACGGCAACGTTCCTCGCGATCTTCATGATCCCGATGTTCTTCGTGCGGGTTCGCGCGATCTTCAGCGGCGAGACGGAAAACGTCGACGACGCATGGCGTCTCGTGCAGGGCGACCTGCAGCGCGGTCACGACGACGCACACGATTCGAAGGGGCAGTAA